Proteins from a genomic interval of Papaver somniferum cultivar HN1 chromosome 4, ASM357369v1, whole genome shotgun sequence:
- the LOC113276385 gene encoding GPI ethanolamine phosphate transferase 1-like isoform X2: MLVLLLNLDLAMLLLLLVSMKILAPLLKFDSVFNRSRHTFAYGSPDIIPIFCSDIPHTTWNSYPHEFEDFATDASFLDEWSFDEFKSLLNRSNYDPELKKLLQQDNLVVFLHLLGCDSNGHAHRPYSNIYLNNVKVVDSIAKRMYDLVEDYFKDNQTAYIFTADHGMSDKGSHGDGHPANTDTPLVAWGAGVQQPKRSSRGRYSDDGFRFVDEHVHHMPTPLDWGISGIDRVDVNQADIAPLMSTLLGLPCPANSVGNLPLGYINLDEREEVEAALANTKQVLNQFLRKSQLKQSTSLRFKPFKALENHSSVLEQIEALISVGIYEEAMKLSQNLRTLSLEGLNYFQTYDWLMLMSVITLGYIGWMICLVLHVLQSYTSFSGSINQMLQLRNNRSQVYICGFLVMAVIFVLLSVERSPPLYHVYTAMTIFLWTQIFSEYRFLKLLWKDLSSSNFVFSMKLLATSAVSVVILEFLVNSFTDRKLYTYCFLIVGVLAAIYLFYAIPGRSAVPVFILVSCWFLSTFTLMPAEIPDNTPLVIASGLIISGVALAVRCFDLTTGGSKYWQCILNCEDQKPMSTLLFYLQVFLVGLSSVMVEVTTTHRTEKKELLMLHQLINWSVAGVSMVLPLFSPTSLLSRLTSIFLGFAPPFLLLSIGYEAVFYGALALVLMAWILFECAILYLTKAWTSSYIKDARHEQEERWLQLSDMRVPIIFMVLFNVAFFGTGNFASIASFEISSVYRFITIFSPFLMSGLLIFKLFIPFMLVICVFSAITKLIGVSRLGCYFLVILSSDVMTIHFFFLVRNTGSWMEIGNTISHFGIMSAQVVFVLMLFALTNIYTKDIHIGSRRSSSQKAL, from the exons TTGCTATTATTGCTGGTTTCTATGAAGATCCTAGCGCCGTTACTAAAG TTTGATTCAGTATTTAATCGAAGTCGGCACACATTTGCTTATGGTAGTCCAGATATTATACCTATATTTTGTAGTGATATACCACATACTACTTGGAATTCATATCCTCACGAGTTTGAGGATTTTGCTACCG ATGCGTCGTTTCTGGATGAATGGTCGTTTGATGAGTTCAAGAGTCTATTGAATAGGTCTAACTATGATCCTGAATTGAAGAAGTTGCTTCAACAGGATAATTTGGTTGTCTTTCTGCATTTACTTGGTTGTGACTCAAATGGTCATGCTCATCGACCATATTCAAATATCTATCTTAACAATGTTAAAGTTGTTGATAGTATAGCAAAACGGATGTATGATCttgttgaagattatttcaaagacaatcAAACAGCTTATATTTTTACCGCTGATCATGGAATGAGCGACAAAG GTAGTCATGGAGATGGGCATCCTGCAAATACTGATACTCCTCTGGTAGCTTGGGGAGCAGGAGTCCAGCAACCTAAACGATCGTCTCGCGGTCGCTATTCCGACGATGGTTTTCGATTTGTTGATGAGCATGTGCATCATATGCCTACGCCTCTTGATTGGGGTATCAGTGGCATAGATAGAGTGGATGTTAATCAAGCAGACATAGCGCCTCTAATG TCTACTCTTCTTGGATTACCATGCCCTGCTAACTCAGTTGGAAATTTGCCTTTGGGTTACATAAACCTAGATGAG CGAGAAGAAGTTGAAGCTGCTCTGGCTAATACGAAGCAAGTCCTTAATCAGTTTCTCCGCAAATCAC AACTGAAGCAGTCAACCTCGTTAAGATTCAAGCCTTTTAAGGCATTGGAAAATCATTCATCTGTGTTGGAACAAATTGAAGCTCTGATATCTGTTGGAATCTACGAGGAAGCTATGAAATTATCCCAAAATCTCAGAACATTGTCTCTGGAAGGACTTAATTATTTTCAAACTTATGATTGGTTGATGCTGATGAGTGTAATTACTCTTGGATACATCGGTTGGATGATCTGTCTTGTTCTCCATGTACTGCAGTCATATACTTCTTTCTCCGGGAGTATAAATCAAATGCTTCAGTTGAGAAATAATAGAAGCCAG GTGTATATCTGTGGATTCTTGGTGATGGCAGTGATTTTTGTTCTACTTTCTGTGGAGCGCTCACCTCCTCTTTACCATGTGTACACTGCGATGACTATATTTCTGTGGACACAAATATTCAGTGAATATCGGTTCCTAAAATTGCTCTGGAAAGATTTATCTTCGAGCAACTTTGTTTTCAGTATGAAGCTTTTAGCCACTAGTGCAGTGTCAGTAGTCATTCTTGAATTCCTG GTGAATAGTTTCACTGATAGGAAGCTTTATACATATTGTTTCCTGATTGTGGGGGTACTTGCTGCAATTTATCTCTTTTACGCTATTCCTGGAAGATCCGCAGTACCAGTTTTTATATTGGTTTCCTGTTGGTTCTTGTCCACTTTTACTCTGATGCCAGCGGAAATTCCTGATAACACCCCTTTGGT AATTGCAAGTGGATTAATAATCAGCGGGGTAGCTTTGGCCGTGAGGTGCTTTGATTTGACTACTGGAGGCAGCAAATATTGGCAGTGCATCTTGAATTGTGAAGACCAGAAGCCCATGTCCACACTGCTCTTCTACTTGCAG GTTTTCTTGGTTGGACTTTCGTCAGTGATGGTGGAGGTAACTACTACTCACAGAACTGAGAAAAAGGAACTTCTTATGCTGCATCAGTTAATAAACTGGTCTGTAGCTG GTGTCTCAATGGTCCTCCCATTGTTTTCGCCTACTAGTCTCTTGTCAAGACTGACATCTATCTTTCTTGGTTTTGCACCTCCTTTTTTACTGCTATCGATTGG GTATGAAGCCGTCTTTTATGGTGCTCTTGCACTTGTACTCATGGCATGGATATTGTTCGAATGTGCAATTCTCTATTTAACTAAAGCATGGACTTCTAGTTACATAAAAGATGCAAGACATGAACAAGAGGAAAGATGGTTGCAGTTGTCTGACATGAGAGTCCCAATAATCTTT ATGGTCTTGTTCAATGTTGCGTTTTTCGGGACTGGTAACTTTGCAAGTATCGCAAGCTTTGAAATTTCATCTGTTTACAGATTCATCACCATCTTCAGT CCGTTTCTTATGTCAGGGTTactgattttcaagttatttatTCCATTCATGCTAGTCAT ATGTGTGTTTAGTGCAATAACCAAGCTAATTGGAGTTTCACGTCTGGGTTGCTATTTTCTTGTCATTTTATCTTCGGATGTAATGActattcatttcttcttcttg GTCCGAAATACAGGAAGTTGGATGGAAATAGGTAATACTATCAGCCATTTTGGAATCATGAGTGCTCAAGTTGTATTTGTTTTGATGCTATTTGCTCTcacaaatatatacacaaaagatATCCATATAGGATCACGTCGATCATCTTCTCAAAAAGCTCTGTAG